The genomic window ATAGCATTTGAAATTGCATCAAGATTGGGAATATCTAGTGTTATTGGAACAGATTCAATAAGAGAAGTTATGAGAAAGATTATTTCAAAAGATTTAGTACCTACACTTTATGAATCAAGTTACACTGCATGGAAGGTTTTAAGAGATTTTAATGAAGGCGATACAAAAAAATTGTATATTAGAGGATTTGAAAGACATGCTGAGTCCGTCCTTGTAGGAGTTGAGGGGGTTATAGATAGAGCCATGGTTGAAGGATTAAACTTAATAATAGAGGGAGTTCATTTAGTACCTTCACTTTTAAAGCCAAAATATTTAGATAATCCATATATTATTTTTATTATGCTTACAGTTGAAGATGAAGATATGCATAAAATGAGATTTTATGCAAGAAGTAAGATATCAGAAAGACCAAAAGAGAGATATTTAAAACACTTTAAAATAATTAGATTAATAAATGATTATTTAGTTGATAATGCTAAAAAAATGGGTATTCCTGTTATTAATAATGTTAGCATAAGCAAAACTGTTGAATCTTGCCTTAATATTATAACTGATAGGCTTAGGGAAGTTATTAAATTTGAAGGGTTAAATGAAGATGAGCTTATAGATGAAGTGTTTTAAGCTAAGGTGATAAATTGCTATTTTTAAAGGCAAAGATATTAGATATTGATCTTGAAAATATTGTTTTAATAAACTATGATGATTTAAAAAATTCTCAATACTTTTCACAAGATAGGGTTGTTATTGAATACAAAAATAAGGAAATAATAGCTTTTCTCTACTCTTCAAAAGATTTAATAAATAGTGGAGAAATTGGTTTACCAAAGAAGATAGCTGATGAATTAAAAGTTAAGGAAGGGGATATAGTTAATGTTTCTCATGCTGATAAACCTATATCTATTCAATATATAAAAAAGAAAATGGATGGAAATAAATTAAAGAAAGAGGAGATATATACAATAATTGATGAAATTGTTGATAATAATCTCTCAAATATAGAAATATCTGCATTTATAACAGCATTATATATTAATGGAATGGATATTGAAGAGATTACATCAATGACCATTAGAATGGCTGAAACTGGAGAGATGATAAAGTGGGAAGGGCAAGTTTATGATGTTCATTCTATAGGAGGAGTGCCTGGGAATAAGTATGCATTAATAACAGTTCCAATAATTGCTTATACTGGATTAAAAATACCAAAAACTTCATCAAGAGCTATAACTTCTGCAGCAGGAACAGCAGATATAGTTGAAGTTTTAACAAGAGTAAATTTAAAAGTTGAAGAAATAAAGAGGGTTGTAAAAGAAACTAATGGATGTTTGGTATGGGGAGGAGCTTTAGAACTAGCTCCTGCTGATGATATAACAATAACAGTTGAAAGGGCACTCAATATTGATCCAAAACCTTTGCTTCTATCAAGTGTTTTATCAAAAAAATTAGCTATGGGGATTAATAAA from Methanocaldococcus villosus KIN24-T80 includes these protein-coding regions:
- a CDS encoding 2-phosphoglycerate kinase; the encoded protein is MEDIIVKGKNYKMPFSKGILARSLTAAGLKPSIAYKISWDIYENLKKENIKEIEKSELRRRVYYYLISHNYDEIAERYLLWRVFLEKKPLTILIGGASGVGTSTIAFEIASRLGISSVIGTDSIREVMRKIISKDLVPTLYESSYTAWKVLRDFNEGDTKKLYIRGFERHAESVLVGVEGVIDRAMVEGLNLIIEGVHLVPSLLKPKYLDNPYIIFIMLTVEDEDMHKMRFYARSKISERPKERYLKHFKIIRLINDYLVDNAKKMGIPVINNVSISKTVESCLNIITDRLREVIKFEGLNEDELIDEVF
- a CDS encoding AMP phosphorylase, which codes for MLFLKAKILDIDLENIVLINYDDLKNSQYFSQDRVVIEYKNKEIIAFLYSSKDLINSGEIGLPKKIADELKVKEGDIVNVSHADKPISIQYIKKKMDGNKLKKEEIYTIIDEIVDNNLSNIEISAFITALYINGMDIEEITSMTIRMAETGEMIKWEGQVYDVHSIGGVPGNKYALITVPIIAYTGLKIPKTSSRAITSAAGTADIVEVLTRVNLKVEEIKRVVKETNGCLVWGGALELAPADDITITVERALNIDPKPLLLSSVLSKKLAMGINKLLIDIPLGAKVKNMDEASSLARNFIELGDRLNIYVDCAITYGEQPIGRAIGPALEAKEALLALEDYKKAPNSLVEKAISLSGILLEMGGIAPKGEGKDLAEDILATGKAHDKFMEIIVAQGGEEKTSDEIEVGKYYTDILSPIDGYVTKISNEKITKIAKTAGAPNDKKAGVYLNVKVGNKVEKNDVLFTIYSDSKERLEKAVKLSRLLMPVKVEGMLLKRITRF